From the Cupriavidus necator N-1 genome, one window contains:
- a CDS encoding ParB-like protein encodes MRRQPRKLRPGSKLMVPLDALRPTQITVGGYHVAQKVHVTRRVPPERRAAFLDRHRVHLVIGPEQALYVVDHHHWVRAWHDLGLTHVPGLVRADLSDMNVPAFWRHMVAEHMVHPYDEHGRRRPLTELPGGIHDMRDDPYRSLEAFVQLAGGYRKVKTAYMDFRWADYFRRHVAGPFDTTHHFAIALAQAFRLAHAAGARGLPGYIGSLGC; translated from the coding sequence ATGCGTCGCCAGCCTCGCAAGCTGCGCCCCGGCAGCAAGCTGATGGTGCCGCTGGATGCCCTGCGTCCCACCCAAATCACGGTAGGCGGCTACCACGTCGCGCAGAAGGTCCATGTCACCCGGCGCGTGCCGCCGGAACGCCGCGCCGCGTTCCTGGACCGGCACCGCGTACACCTGGTGATCGGTCCGGAACAGGCCCTGTACGTGGTCGATCACCATCACTGGGTGCGCGCATGGCACGATCTCGGGCTCACCCATGTGCCGGGCCTGGTGCGCGCCGACCTGAGCGACATGAACGTGCCGGCGTTCTGGCGCCACATGGTGGCCGAGCATATGGTCCACCCTTACGACGAGCACGGGCGCCGCCGTCCGCTGACGGAATTGCCCGGCGGCATCCACGACATGCGCGACGACCCGTATCGCAGCCTGGAGGCCTTCGTGCAGCTGGCCGGCGGCTATCGCAAGGTCAAGACCGCCTACATGGATTTTCGCTGGGCCGACTACTTCCGCCGCCACGTGGCGGGCCCGTTCGATACCACGCATCACTTTGCCATCGCGCTGGCGCAGGCGTTCCGGCTGGCGCACGCAGCGGGCGCGCGCGGCCTACCGGGCTATATCGGCTCATTGGGGTGCTGA